From Magnolia sinica isolate HGM2019 chromosome 13, MsV1, whole genome shotgun sequence, one genomic window encodes:
- the LOC131223237 gene encoding uncharacterized protein LOC131223237, whose translation MPKERRDRSLSFDRSRVSPFSCSSSSVRRSTSRNPPEAAEDVKEWEEARCPVCMEHPHNAVLLLCSSHDKGCRPYMCDTSYRHSNCLDQFRKAFTEPKSTPTVEESPLVSTITDTTSPEEQNMEPHHEGEEHALHSMPCECSEQLKLSCPLCRGQINGWKPVESARRFMNAKTRSCAQESCTFSGTYADLRKHARLEHPMARPSEVDPERQRDWRRLERQRDLGDVLSTFQSAFGEERDEESLYDGNWLTVFLLIRVFPSGSNTRTSWSVPSRFRGLSRSRRRTTLWGDSYDGEPARDDDSVSEGVTASWRRHERSQRRTTPDDDDDDEQ comes from the coding sequence ATGCCAAAGGAAAGAAGAGATCGCTCTTTGTCATTCGATAGGTCAAGGGTTTCTCCTTTCTCTTGCAGTTCCAGCAGTGTCCGGCGCTCTACATCCAGAAACCCTCCAGAAGCTGCAGAAGATGTGAAAGAATGGGAAGAGGCCAGGTGCCCTGTGTGCATGGAACACCCCCACAATGCCGTCCTCCTCCTCTGCTCTTCCCATGACAAGGGATGCCGCCCTTACATGTGTGACACAAGCTACCGCCACTCCAACTGCCTTGACCAATTCCGTAAGGCATTCACTGAACCCAAATCCACCCCTACTGTGGAAGAATCCCCGTTAGTGAGCACCATAACAGACACAACGAGCCCAGAAGAACAAAATATGGAGCCACACCATGAAGGTGAAGAACATGCATTGCACAGCATGCCTTGTGAGTGCAGCGAGCAACTGAAGCTTTCGTGTCCTCTCTGCCGGGGACAGATAAATGGGTGGAAACCAGTGGAGTCTGCCCGCCGGTTCATGAATGCCAAGACAAGGAGCTGCGCACAGGAGTCCTGTACGTTCAGTGGTACATATGCTGACCTCCGGAAGCATGCGAGGCTCGAGCACCCAATGGCACGGCCATCGGAGGTGGACCCGGAACGGCAGCGGGACTGGAGGAGGTTGGAGCGTCAGCGTGATCTTGGTGACGTGCTGAGCACGTTCCAGTCAGCATTTGGGGAGGAGAGGGATGAGGAAAGTCTGTATGATGGGAATTGGTTGACTGTCTTTCTTCTCATCCGGGTTTTCCCATCGGGTTCCAATACAAGAACCAGCTGGTCGGTCCCATCAAGGTTCAGGGGGCTATCAAGGAGCCGGAGGAGAACAACACTATGGGGTGATAGCTATGACGGTGAGCCTGCAAGAGATGATGACTCTGTCTCTGAAGGGGTGACGGCTTCATGGCGCCGCCATGAGAGGAGTCAGCGACGTACAACgccagatgatgatgatgatgatgaacagtGA